In the genome of Telluria beijingensis, one region contains:
- a CDS encoding TonB-dependent receptor has product MIFAAAPRRAPLALACAFALFAPNVVAQDTLPSVVITGPRFPAQATPIGATVISAEQIRSAGATDVNQAIRKIGGVFGRQSLDGSPDFGLDLRGFGTNSAQNTVVLVDGVRLNENELAHTVLSTIPVDTVERIEITRGGSSVLYGDGATGGVINIVTRRGAGKEGTSGSLFAEAGRFDHLDLRASIAHGAGPWSFDAAVSDRRTDNYRDNNKYEQTSFSGGLQYAYAPNGRAGLRFESSRSDSRLPGALTEAQFLAIPTQTDTPNNFGSLDTDRVTAFVEHRVGAFELAAELSHREREVSSTYDFGTLSTSVYEAEQTQFSPRLRHTADLGGQRNEFVAGIDLMRWERDVTSDFSAGDARQDSKAFYLRDELLWNAPHNARLAIGGRHERFEKDYSDPLAFPPVVGEHRKQSLNAWTVEGSIDVMPLVTVFAKAGRSYRIANIDENSYRSTLDVLAPQTSRDLELGVSAGTEARKATARLFRHRLTNEIYFDPTIGFGANTNLDPTRRQGVELEGQAVFARDWRLTGAWQYVQAEFRDGPNAGREMVLVPKHVVTARLAWAPGNGQTADIGAQWVDSQRYGDDFTNSCSTRMPSFTTLDARYARRFGPWEVAVSGLNLADRQYYSQAYNCRAGIYPSDGRQLKLSARFDF; this is encoded by the coding sequence ATGATTTTTGCTGCCGCACCGCGCCGCGCGCCACTCGCATTGGCCTGCGCCTTCGCCCTGTTCGCCCCGAACGTTGTCGCCCAGGACACCTTGCCATCGGTCGTCATCACCGGCCCGCGCTTCCCGGCCCAGGCCACGCCGATCGGCGCCACCGTCATCAGCGCCGAGCAGATCCGCAGCGCCGGCGCCACCGACGTCAACCAGGCGATCCGCAAGATCGGCGGCGTCTTCGGCCGCCAGAGCCTGGACGGCTCGCCCGACTTCGGCCTCGACCTGCGCGGCTTCGGCACCAACAGCGCCCAGAACACCGTGGTGCTGGTCGACGGCGTGCGCCTGAACGAGAACGAACTGGCGCATACCGTGCTGTCGACGATTCCCGTGGACACCGTCGAGCGCATCGAGATCACGCGCGGCGGCAGCAGCGTGCTGTATGGCGACGGCGCCACCGGCGGCGTGATCAATATCGTCACCCGCCGCGGCGCGGGCAAGGAAGGCACCTCGGGCTCGCTGTTCGCCGAAGCCGGCCGCTTCGACCACCTCGACCTGCGCGCCTCGATTGCCCACGGCGCCGGTCCCTGGTCGTTCGACGCCGCAGTCAGCGACCGCCGCACCGACAACTACCGCGACAACAACAAGTATGAGCAGACGAGCTTCAGCGGTGGCCTGCAGTACGCCTATGCGCCGAACGGCCGCGCCGGCCTGCGCTTCGAAAGTTCGCGCTCGGATTCGCGCCTGCCCGGCGCGCTGACCGAAGCGCAATTCCTGGCCATCCCGACCCAGACCGACACGCCGAACAACTTCGGCTCGCTCGACACCGACCGCGTGACCGCCTTCGTCGAGCACCGCGTGGGCGCCTTCGAGCTGGCCGCCGAGCTGTCGCATCGCGAACGCGAAGTCTCGTCGACCTACGATTTCGGCACGCTGTCGACCTCGGTCTATGAGGCCGAGCAGACCCAGTTCTCGCCGCGCCTGCGCCATACCGCCGACCTTGGCGGCCAGCGCAACGAATTCGTCGCCGGCATCGACCTGATGCGCTGGGAGCGCGACGTGACGTCCGACTTTTCGGCCGGCGATGCGCGCCAGGATTCGAAGGCCTTCTACCTGCGCGACGAACTGCTGTGGAACGCGCCGCACAATGCCCGCCTGGCGATCGGCGGCCGCCACGAGCGTTTCGAAAAAGACTACAGCGACCCGCTGGCCTTCCCGCCAGTGGTCGGGGAGCACCGCAAGCAGTCGCTCAATGCCTGGACCGTCGAGGGCAGCATCGACGTGATGCCGCTCGTGACCGTGTTCGCCAAGGCCGGCCGCAGCTACCGCATCGCCAATATCGACGAAAACAGCTACCGTTCGACCCTGGACGTCTTGGCGCCGCAAACCTCGCGCGACCTGGAGCTGGGCGTCAGCGCCGGCACCGAAGCCCGTAAAGCGACCGCGCGCCTGTTCCGCCACCGCCTGACCAACGAGATCTACTTCGACCCGACCATCGGCTTCGGCGCCAATACCAACCTCGATCCGACCCGCCGCCAGGGCGTGGAGCTCGAAGGGCAGGCCGTCTTTGCCAGGGACTGGCGCCTGACCGGGGCGTGGCAGTACGTGCAGGCCGAGTTCCGCGACGGCCCCAACGCCGGCCGCGAGATGGTGCTGGTGCCGAAGCACGTCGTCACCGCGCGCCTGGCCTGGGCCCCGGGCAACGGCCAGACCGCCGACATCGGCGCCCAGTGGGTCGACAGCCAGCGCTATGGCGACGATTTCACCAATAGCTGCAGCACCCGCATGCCGTCGTTCACCACGCTCGACGCCCGCTATGCGCGCCGCTTCGGCCCATGGGAAGTGGCGGTCTCGGGCCTGAACCTGGCCGACCGCCAGTACTACAGCCAAGCCTACAACTGCCGCGCCGGCATCTATCCGAGCGACGGCCGCCAACTGAAACTGTCGGCGCGTTTCGACTTCTGA
- a CDS encoding ATP-binding protein: MNRIFFRFFVLVMLSITAATFVIYFAFARLFGDPLDDIARRQAAAQIFLLEQYVDQAPTDEWLTRLNNVREVSDVRYDLMSLEQAREALGAGQRAELERGAIVLDAAGKSFYRRVDLDGERYIGSQDEVLHAQDLPIDIGQALKMEVLRYVIVAIAILVPIALWSRSHWKALQSLSRMADEFGAGKLSVRAHLQPSDAVYPLAERINHMAGRIEELMEAQRSLLHSVSHELRTPIARLEFGLELLDAKANNPDLSKRIAAMEGDLAELNNLVKELLDMSKLDSARSLQCASLDLDALLRDCCATLPPSTQQVACELAPQLGAVEGDARLLARAVGNLLRNAQKYAQGNIVLSARRLPDTGGVEIAVDDDGPGIPAEERERIFDPFYRLDRSRDRATGGFGLGLSIAQKAVALHGGSLRVETSALGGARFVIGLPA, from the coding sequence GTGAACCGGATATTCTTCCGTTTCTTCGTGCTCGTCATGCTGTCGATCACGGCGGCGACTTTCGTCATTTATTTCGCCTTCGCGCGCCTGTTCGGCGACCCGCTCGACGACATCGCGCGGCGCCAGGCGGCGGCCCAGATCTTCCTGCTCGAGCAATACGTCGACCAGGCGCCCACCGACGAATGGCTGACGCGCCTGAACAATGTGCGCGAAGTGTCCGACGTGCGCTACGACCTGATGTCGCTCGAACAAGCCCGCGAGGCGCTCGGCGCCGGCCAGCGCGCCGAGCTCGAGCGCGGCGCCATCGTGCTCGACGCCGCCGGCAAATCCTTCTACCGGCGGGTCGACCTCGATGGCGAACGCTATATCGGCAGCCAGGACGAAGTGCTGCATGCGCAAGACTTGCCGATCGATATTGGGCAGGCGCTCAAGATGGAAGTGCTGCGCTATGTGATCGTCGCCATCGCCATCCTGGTCCCGATCGCGCTGTGGTCGCGCTCGCACTGGAAGGCCCTGCAATCGCTGTCGCGCATGGCGGACGAGTTCGGCGCCGGCAAGCTGTCGGTGCGCGCCCACTTGCAACCGTCCGACGCCGTCTATCCGCTGGCCGAGCGCATCAACCACATGGCCGGCCGCATCGAGGAATTGATGGAGGCGCAGCGCAGCCTGCTGCATTCGGTGTCGCATGAGCTGCGCACGCCGATCGCGCGCCTGGAGTTCGGGCTGGAACTGCTCGATGCCAAGGCCAATAACCCGGACCTCAGCAAGCGCATCGCGGCCATGGAAGGCGACCTCGCCGAACTGAACAACCTGGTGAAGGAATTGCTCGATATGAGCAAGCTCGACAGCGCACGCAGCCTGCAGTGCGCTTCGCTCGACCTGGACGCCCTGCTGCGCGACTGCTGCGCCACCCTGCCGCCCTCGACGCAACAAGTCGCCTGCGAGCTGGCGCCGCAACTCGGCGCGGTCGAGGGTGACGCCCGCCTGCTGGCGCGCGCGGTGGGCAATCTGCTGCGCAATGCCCAGAAATATGCGCAGGGGAATATCGTTCTGTCGGCGCGGCGCCTGCCGGACACGGGCGGCGTCGAGATCGCGGTCGACGACGACGGCCCCGGCATTCCCGCGGAAGAACGCGAGCGCATCTTCGATCCGTTCTACCGCCTCGACCGCAGCCGCGACCGGGCCACCGGCGGCTTCGGGCTCGGCCTGTCGATCGCGCAAAAGGCGGTGGCGTTGCATGGCGGGAGCCTGCGGGTGGAGACCTCGGCGCTGGGCGGGGCGCGTTTCGTCATCGGGCTGCCGGCATGA
- a CDS encoding MFS transporter yields the protein MNERLLIATLCALGLLSTVGASLPYPMLAPLFADGNVNGLNSFLGLPPKLLLGIALMINPVGLLIGSAVLGPLSDGFGRRRALLLTTVGAALGHLLTAVAMVMESYPLFLAARFFTGLLEGNGAVMRALVIERISGPLRNHALSWLNGAFNLGWLVGPLLAGFTMAISPAFPFYIAAGALLLGTLGVLISLPATPIAPHGRRWWTVARERHALTLLRHPPLRTLFTVHLGYCCGVAALYEFFPLWLVDVGGYDARQIALVNMGMCALMTTAALFAGRASPVEGRLRAGWYAAVAATAILCVGFGNLWVGIAGILLFGAPHAFYNTALQTWAADEFALHGQGSVMALLSTIFCLANILMALAGSVLTLVDTRLVLVVGGLLAAWASVALRRWSVRSPHPHLESPAAAP from the coding sequence ATGAACGAGCGCCTCCTGATCGCCACCCTGTGCGCGCTGGGTTTGCTGTCCACCGTCGGCGCCTCGCTGCCCTATCCGATGCTGGCGCCGCTGTTCGCCGACGGCAATGTCAATGGCCTCAACAGCTTCCTCGGCCTGCCGCCCAAACTCTTGCTGGGGATCGCCCTGATGATCAATCCGGTCGGCCTGCTGATCGGCAGCGCGGTGCTGGGGCCGCTGTCGGACGGCTTCGGCCGGCGCCGCGCCCTGCTCCTGACCACGGTCGGCGCGGCGCTCGGCCACCTGCTCACGGCGGTCGCGATGGTGATGGAATCCTATCCGCTATTCCTGGCGGCGCGCTTTTTCACCGGCCTACTGGAAGGCAATGGCGCGGTGATGCGGGCGCTGGTCATCGAGCGCATCTCGGGGCCGCTGCGCAATCACGCGCTGTCGTGGCTCAATGGCGCCTTCAACCTCGGCTGGCTGGTGGGGCCGCTGCTGGCCGGCTTCACCATGGCCATCAGTCCCGCGTTTCCGTTTTATATCGCCGCCGGCGCGCTGCTGCTGGGCACGCTGGGCGTGCTTATCTCTCTCCCGGCGACTCCGATCGCGCCGCACGGGCGCCGCTGGTGGACGGTGGCGCGCGAACGCCATGCGCTGACCCTGCTGCGCCATCCGCCGCTGCGCACCCTGTTCACGGTCCACCTCGGCTACTGCTGCGGCGTGGCGGCGCTGTACGAATTCTTTCCGCTATGGCTGGTGGACGTGGGCGGCTACGATGCGCGCCAGATCGCCCTCGTGAACATGGGCATGTGCGCGCTGATGACCACCGCCGCCCTGTTCGCCGGACGCGCCAGCCCGGTCGAAGGCCGCCTGCGCGCCGGCTGGTATGCCGCGGTGGCGGCCACCGCCATCCTGTGCGTGGGCTTCGGCAACCTGTGGGTGGGCATCGCGGGCATCCTGCTGTTCGGCGCGCCGCATGCCTTTTATAACACCGCCCTGCAGACCTGGGCGGCGGACGAGTTCGCACTGCACGGCCAGGGTTCCGTGATGGCCTTGCTGTCGACGATTTTTTGCCTGGCGAATATCCTGATGGCGCTGGCCGGGTCCGTGCTGACCCTGGTCGATACCCGCCTGGTGCTGGTCGTCGGCGGCCTGCTGGCGGCCTGGGCCTCTGTGGCGCTGCGCCGATGGAGCGTGCGCAGTCCGCATCCTCACCTGGAGTCGCCGGCGGCGGCCCCATGA
- a CDS encoding response regulator has protein sequence MYRVMLVEDDARLAELVTEYLSGYEFAVELVTRGDAAVERFKELTPDVVILDLMLPGLDGMVVCRQIRDQSDVPILILTAREDSYDEVSGLEQGADDFVNKPVQPRVLLARLRALLRRTQAKSGVDSRVLQFGALRIVTSDRSVVWRGQPCVLSNTEYKLLLVLAEAAGRVLSRDALLKKMRGIEFDGLDRSIDNCISKLRRKFDDAESEKIKTVWGEGYLFSPSAWN, from the coding sequence ATGTACCGAGTGATGTTGGTGGAAGACGATGCGCGCCTGGCCGAGCTCGTCACCGAATACCTGTCCGGCTATGAATTCGCGGTCGAACTGGTCACGCGCGGCGATGCCGCCGTCGAGCGCTTCAAGGAATTGACGCCCGACGTCGTGATCCTCGACCTGATGCTGCCGGGCCTGGACGGCATGGTCGTCTGCCGCCAGATTCGCGACCAGTCCGACGTCCCCATCCTCATCCTCACCGCGCGCGAAGATTCCTACGATGAAGTCTCGGGCCTCGAGCAAGGCGCCGACGATTTCGTCAACAAGCCGGTGCAGCCGCGTGTCCTGCTGGCGCGCCTGCGCGCGCTGCTGCGCCGCACCCAGGCCAAGTCGGGCGTCGATTCGCGCGTGCTGCAGTTCGGGGCGCTGCGCATCGTGACGTCCGACCGCAGTGTGGTCTGGCGCGGCCAGCCCTGCGTGCTGTCGAACACCGAATACAAGCTGCTGCTGGTGCTGGCCGAGGCGGCCGGCCGCGTACTGTCGCGCGACGCCCTGCTCAAGAAGATGCGCGGCATCGAGTTCGACGGCCTGGACCGCAGCATCGACAACTGCATCTCCAAGCTGCGCCGCAAGTTCGACGATGCCGAGTCCGAAAAAATCAAGACCGTGTGGGGCGAAGGCTATCTGTTCTCGCCTTCGGCCTGGAATTGA
- a CDS encoding phosphatidylserine decarboxylase family protein gives MTTAPRYTQFEINPYPSNLQSGWLPRYGSPGMQTYFERVLGAERKPLAPSVQALSTYIQENEVVRFLVNNACAENLNIIDAHSPEAKGVPIPRIKDVDTLLHGFNTILTHAPSFINDELVGLPFSAFVVGIDPTQSGTTLFRLPTFNVLMSNILCDWNAFLDTPASNVGFRVDGEQWLSPAAKEQYQFPLWKKDSETLPYWKSWNSFFTRTFKHPEQARPIADPASNQTVICPNDGSLFRWDANIARKDAFWFKDMNYSLTDILNSPVPQQQALVDEYPLVDLFEGGYIFQTYLNPYNFHRWWVPVNGEVLFDPFTIPGCFFNKLVLPDFGGATTASLPYLAQVNARGVIVIKTEDFGHVCCIPLGMSEVSSVVFDPAMRRGARVRKGQEMGMFNYGGSSFAILYEKLPGKELIFVNADGVPYPQCPVLPSGSASTGGNVTLIGSQIGVWYNRK, from the coding sequence ATGACGACTGCACCGCGTTACACGCAATTCGAAATCAATCCGTATCCGAGCAATCTGCAAAGCGGCTGGCTGCCGCGCTATGGCAGCCCGGGCATGCAAACCTATTTCGAGCGCGTGCTGGGCGCCGAACGCAAGCCGCTGGCGCCCTCGGTGCAGGCGCTGAGCACGTATATCCAGGAAAACGAAGTGGTGCGCTTCCTGGTCAATAACGCCTGCGCCGAAAACCTGAACATCATCGATGCGCACTCGCCGGAAGCGAAAGGCGTGCCGATCCCGCGCATCAAGGACGTCGATACGCTGCTGCACGGCTTCAATACCATCCTGACCCACGCGCCGAGTTTCATCAACGACGAACTGGTCGGCCTGCCGTTCTCCGCCTTCGTGGTGGGCATCGACCCGACCCAGAGCGGCACGACCCTGTTCCGCCTGCCCACCTTCAATGTGCTGATGTCGAACATCCTGTGCGATTGGAACGCCTTCCTCGACACCCCGGCCTCGAACGTCGGTTTCCGGGTCGACGGCGAGCAGTGGCTGTCGCCGGCGGCCAAGGAACAATACCAGTTCCCATTATGGAAAAAGGATTCCGAAACCCTGCCTTACTGGAAAAGCTGGAACTCCTTCTTTACCCGCACCTTCAAGCATCCGGAACAGGCGCGGCCGATCGCCGATCCGGCATCCAACCAGACCGTCATTTGCCCGAACGACGGCTCGCTATTTCGCTGGGATGCGAATATCGCGCGCAAGGATGCATTCTGGTTCAAGGACATGAATTATTCGCTGACCGATATCCTGAATTCGCCGGTGCCGCAGCAACAGGCGCTGGTGGACGAATATCCGTTGGTCGACCTGTTCGAAGGCGGCTATATCTTCCAGACCTACCTGAATCCGTATAACTTCCACCGCTGGTGGGTGCCGGTCAATGGCGAAGTGCTGTTCGACCCGTTCACCATTCCCGGCTGCTTCTTCAACAAGCTGGTCTTGCCGGACTTCGGCGGCGCCACCACGGCCTCGCTGCCTTACCTGGCGCAGGTCAATGCGCGCGGCGTGATCGTCATCAAGACCGAGGATTTCGGGCACGTGTGCTGCATCCCGCTCGGCATGAGCGAGGTGTCCAGTGTCGTGTTCGACCCCGCGATGCGGCGCGGCGCGCGGGTGCGCAAGGGCCAGGAAATGGGGATGTTCAATTACGGCGGCTCGTCCTTCGCCATCCTCTACGAAAAGCTGCCCGGCAAGGAACTGATCTTCGTGAATGCCGACGGCGTACCGTATCCGCAGTGCCCGGTCCTGCCCAGCGGCAGCGCCAGCACGGGCGGCAACGTCACGCTGATCGGTTCGCAGATCGGCGTCTGGTACAACCGGAAATAG
- a CDS encoding RNA-guided endonuclease InsQ/TnpB family protein, whose protein sequence is MMLAHRIRLEATPEQSDYFARAAGTARKVWNWALAEWHRQVELGQRPQAKALKKAFNAIKYVHPDWLDEQGNPWLKTIHRDAHSQPFMHLERALSHYFKQRQAGERAFPPVFKKKGRCRDSFYIANDKVRLEGKYAVLPKIGKVALVESLRLTGKIMGAYVLREADHWYLAVQIDLPEQESILQRSGDGVIGVDLGISAAAVLSSGEKISAPRPLRKSKRRLRIRSRRHTRKLKAEKKAAGIVGAIPKGARLPVSCNRKKSARALARTHARIAHVRADFTHKLTTRLCRENQAVAIEDLNMRGMLANHRLARAIADVGFDEIRRQLQYKAQRYRTLLVVADRWYPSSKLCSACGAHYAALKLGEREWSCQCGARHDRDVNAAINLERLATDALVAITALPVASLTVTSGTAANILLAGGGKVTPVRYEYGQQDGSGQEEDAEHICSRL, encoded by the coding sequence ATGATGTTGGCGCACCGAATCCGGCTTGAAGCCACGCCCGAGCAGAGCGATTACTTCGCACGTGCGGCGGGAACAGCACGCAAGGTCTGGAACTGGGCCCTGGCTGAGTGGCACAGGCAAGTGGAGTTAGGGCAGCGGCCACAGGCGAAGGCGCTGAAAAAGGCGTTCAACGCGATCAAGTATGTCCATCCGGACTGGCTTGATGAGCAAGGCAATCCGTGGCTAAAAACAATTCACCGAGACGCGCATTCACAGCCGTTCATGCATTTGGAGCGCGCATTGAGCCACTACTTCAAGCAGCGACAAGCTGGAGAGCGTGCCTTCCCGCCAGTGTTCAAGAAGAAAGGCAGATGCAGGGATAGCTTTTATATCGCCAATGACAAGGTTCGACTGGAGGGCAAGTATGCTGTGCTGCCAAAAATCGGCAAGGTGGCGCTGGTCGAGTCCCTGCGGTTGACTGGCAAAATCATGGGAGCGTACGTATTACGTGAAGCGGACCACTGGTATCTTGCGGTGCAAATCGATCTGCCAGAGCAGGAGAGCATTCTGCAGCGCAGTGGCGATGGTGTGATCGGCGTCGATCTTGGCATAAGCGCCGCAGCGGTCCTATCCAGCGGGGAAAAGATCTCGGCACCTCGGCCATTACGAAAGTCGAAGCGGCGGCTGCGCATCCGCTCTCGACGCCATACGCGTAAACTGAAGGCCGAAAAGAAGGCTGCTGGCATCGTTGGTGCAATACCCAAAGGCGCGCGCTTGCCGGTATCCTGCAATCGCAAAAAGAGCGCGCGGGCCCTGGCACGAACGCATGCGCGGATCGCGCATGTCCGTGCCGATTTCACCCACAAACTGACGACGCGATTGTGCCGCGAAAACCAAGCGGTGGCGATCGAGGATCTGAATATGCGCGGAATGCTGGCCAATCACCGGCTGGCGCGCGCGATTGCGGACGTCGGATTTGACGAGATACGGCGCCAGCTTCAGTACAAGGCGCAGCGTTATCGTACCTTGCTGGTAGTGGCTGATCGCTGGTACCCATCGAGCAAATTGTGCTCGGCATGTGGTGCACATTACGCTGCGTTGAAATTAGGTGAGCGCGAATGGAGCTGCCAGTGCGGCGCGCGCCATGATCGTGATGTGAACGCGGCGATCAACCTGGAACGGCTCGCCACCGACGCCCTCGTGGCGATAACGGCGCTACCCGTGGCGAGTCTGACGGTAACGTCAGGCACTGCCGCCAACATACTGTTGGCGGGAGGCGGGAAAGTCACGCCTGTCAGGTATGAGTACGGTCAGCAGGACGGCTCAGGGCAGGAAGAGGACGCTGAGCACATTTGCTCACGTCTTTGA
- a CDS encoding cobalamin-binding protein yields MKVLLGAVLAVLCANASAAIAVVDDAGRTVTLARPAQRVIALAPHVTELLYAAGGGARLVGAVDYSDYPEAAKKLPQVGSYNKIDFERVLALKPDLVVVWHSGNPVRQVEQLERLGIPVYHSEPNRLEQVGVNLLRLGRLLGTEPVARQAAQDYDGRIAALRTRYAGRPTVTVFYQVWDRPLYTLNDDHIASDMVRLCGGRNLFGRLKTIAPEVGVEAVIEADPEVILVGRRDDPKDPGGKMWQAFKGMTAVKRDNLFLIDGDLTNRAGPRTAEGAEQLCAMLEEARGRRPR; encoded by the coding sequence ATGAAGGTCTTGCTGGGGGCCGTGCTGGCCGTACTCTGTGCCAATGCGTCGGCCGCCATCGCCGTCGTCGACGACGCCGGCCGCACGGTCACGCTGGCGCGGCCGGCCCAGCGCGTGATCGCGCTGGCGCCCCACGTCACCGAGCTGCTGTACGCGGCCGGCGGCGGGGCGCGGCTCGTCGGCGCCGTCGACTACAGCGACTATCCGGAGGCTGCGAAGAAGCTGCCGCAGGTGGGCAGCTACAACAAGATCGACTTCGAGCGCGTGCTGGCGCTCAAGCCCGACCTGGTCGTGGTCTGGCACAGCGGCAATCCGGTGCGCCAGGTCGAGCAACTGGAGCGCCTCGGCATCCCGGTCTACCACAGCGAACCGAACCGGCTGGAACAGGTCGGCGTCAACCTGCTGCGCCTGGGGCGGCTGCTGGGCACCGAACCGGTCGCGCGCCAGGCGGCGCAGGACTACGACGGTCGCATCGCGGCGCTCAGGACGCGCTACGCCGGGCGGCCGACGGTCACCGTGTTCTACCAGGTCTGGGACCGGCCGCTGTACACCCTCAACGACGACCATATCGCCAGCGATATGGTGCGCCTGTGCGGCGGACGCAATCTGTTCGGGAGGCTGAAGACGATCGCGCCCGAGGTCGGCGTCGAGGCGGTGATCGAGGCCGATCCCGAAGTGATCCTGGTCGGCAGGCGCGACGATCCCAAGGACCCGGGCGGCAAGATGTGGCAAGCCTTCAAGGGCATGACCGCCGTGAAGCGCGACAACCTGTTCCTGATCGATGGCGATCTGACCAACCGCGCCGGGCCGCGCACGGCCGAGGGCGCCGAGCAGTTATGCGCGATGCTGGAAGAGGCGCGCGGGCGCCGGCCCCGCTGA
- a CDS encoding thiol:disulfide interchange protein DsbA/DsbL — MRTLRFALVAAALVAGFANASPTDPRVGAEYTVLATPQPTQTVGKKVEVVEFFAYHCGACNAFEPTLVNWVKKQGDNIVMRRIPLPFQGATDPEARLFLTLDAMGKLEEYHHRVFRAVHVERKRLMKDDDIIAWAAANGLDKAKFMEAWNSFGVQTKLKRLPQIAEAYKASSTPTVVIDGKYVVSPATVAQSNKIQDMGQLMTATGQVLDALVAKAAKAK; from the coding sequence ATGCGCACCCTGCGTTTCGCCCTCGTTGCCGCTGCCCTGGTCGCCGGTTTCGCCAATGCCTCGCCGACCGATCCGCGCGTTGGCGCCGAATACACCGTGCTCGCGACTCCGCAGCCGACCCAGACCGTGGGCAAGAAGGTCGAAGTGGTCGAGTTCTTCGCCTACCACTGCGGCGCCTGCAACGCGTTCGAGCCGACCCTGGTCAACTGGGTCAAGAAACAGGGCGACAATATCGTGATGCGCCGCATTCCGCTGCCGTTCCAGGGCGCAACCGACCCGGAAGCACGCCTGTTCCTGACGCTTGACGCCATGGGCAAGCTGGAGGAATATCATCATCGCGTGTTCCGCGCCGTGCACGTCGAGCGCAAGCGCCTGATGAAGGACGACGACATCATCGCGTGGGCTGCCGCCAACGGCCTGGACAAGGCCAAGTTCATGGAAGCGTGGAACTCGTTTGGCGTGCAGACCAAGCTCAAGCGCCTGCCGCAGATCGCCGAGGCCTACAAGGCCAGCAGCACCCCGACCGTCGTCATCGACGGTAAATACGTCGTGTCGCCGGCAACGGTGGCGCAATCCAACAAAATCCAGGACATGGGCCAGCTGATGACGGCCACCGGCCAGGTCCTCGATGCACTGGTGGCGAAGGCAGCCAAGGCAAAATGA
- a CDS encoding MipA/OmpV family protein, whose translation MKPFFALALAAASTAASAQTPATNPMPDGSRDMYAGLGAVSRPRYEGADSHKVSALPVLQVQWSNGLFISGMSAGMHLSNRPTVEYGPLLTVHPNRDESGSGHIVDGVGVTTGPVTAMRAQNRLAGMQDVSTRLEGGFFFNYYLAPEWRLTSSALFGAGNDRDGARMELGVQRLAVQLAPRHTMSFNAGVTIVNADYNRAYFGVTGEEAWQSGNPVYRPGGGIKDVRVGARWNWALSPSWMLVTNVQAMRLVGQVRHSPLVERPTNVTVSAAFAYRF comes from the coding sequence ATGAAACCATTCTTCGCCCTGGCCCTGGCGGCTGCGAGCACCGCAGCAAGTGCGCAGACGCCGGCCACCAACCCGATGCCCGACGGCAGCCGCGACATGTACGCAGGGCTGGGCGCCGTCTCGCGGCCGCGTTACGAGGGGGCGGACAGTCACAAGGTTTCAGCCTTGCCGGTGCTCCAGGTGCAATGGAGCAACGGCCTTTTTATTTCCGGCATGAGCGCAGGGATGCATTTGTCCAACCGTCCGACGGTCGAATACGGCCCGCTGCTGACGGTCCACCCGAATCGGGACGAGTCCGGCTCCGGCCATATCGTGGACGGCGTCGGCGTTACCACGGGGCCGGTGACGGCCATGCGCGCACAGAATCGCCTGGCCGGCATGCAGGATGTCAGCACCCGGCTCGAGGGCGGATTCTTCTTCAATTACTACCTGGCGCCGGAATGGCGGCTGACCAGCAGCGCGCTGTTCGGCGCGGGCAACGACCGCGACGGCGCGCGCATGGAACTGGGCGTGCAGCGCCTGGCCGTGCAACTGGCGCCACGGCACACCATGTCGTTCAATGCCGGCGTCACGATCGTCAATGCCGACTACAACCGCGCCTATTTCGGCGTGACGGGCGAGGAAGCCTGGCAAAGCGGCAATCCGGTCTACCGGCCGGGCGGCGGGATCAAGGACGTGCGCGTCGGCGCCCGCTGGAACTGGGCCCTGAGCCCTTCATGGATGCTGGTCACCAATGTCCAGGCCATGCGCCTGGTCGGCCAGGTCCGCCATAGCCCGCTCGTCGAGCGGCCCACCAACGTGACGGTTTCGGCCGCCTTCGCTTACCGGTTCTGA